A stretch of Halosimplex halophilum DNA encodes these proteins:
- a CDS encoding MBL fold metallo-hydrolase yields MSGNSSGPTVPVTDSVEWVNQCYDHEGRHEHVSLYLLRAPGGTVLIDSGSFYHREAITEAVDAATGGAGPDAIVLSHSDYPHAANVGPLGGATEDVELVASSASPAQQGLPEARKCDIGGSMTVEGRRLSFIDPPLADRSHTTWIYDHADGVLFTADGFGNYHDPGQCDYRSGEFPDATPAEAIRAYHEDNLVWLRYVDPAKVEAALDRIFEAYDVRAVAPIHGNPIEGDDLDTYRDRLADAMAAIADDYTVE; encoded by the coding sequence ATGTCGGGGAACAGTTCCGGCCCGACGGTTCCGGTCACCGACTCCGTCGAGTGGGTCAACCAGTGTTACGACCACGAGGGGCGCCACGAGCACGTCTCGCTGTACCTCCTGCGCGCGCCGGGGGGCACAGTCCTGATCGACTCGGGGTCGTTCTACCACCGCGAGGCGATCACCGAAGCGGTCGACGCGGCGACCGGCGGCGCGGGCCCGGACGCCATCGTCCTCTCCCATTCCGACTACCCCCACGCGGCGAACGTCGGCCCCCTCGGCGGGGCCACCGAGGACGTGGAACTCGTCGCGTCGTCGGCCTCGCCGGCCCAGCAGGGGTTGCCCGAGGCCCGCAAGTGCGACATCGGCGGGTCGATGACGGTCGAGGGGCGGCGGCTGAGCTTCATCGACCCGCCGCTGGCCGACCGCTCGCACACGACCTGGATCTACGACCACGCCGACGGCGTCCTGTTCACCGCCGACGGCTTCGGCAACTACCACGACCCCGGCCAGTGCGACTACCGCTCGGGGGAGTTCCCGGACGCGACGCCCGCCGAGGCCATCCGCGCGTACCACGAGGACAACCTCGTGTGGCTCCGCTACGTCGACCCCGCCAAGGTCGAGGCGGCGCTCGACCGGATCTTCGAGGCGTACGACGTGCGGGCGGTGGCGCCGATCCACGGCAACCCCATCGAGGGCGACGACCTCGACACCTACCGCGACCGCCTGGCCGACGCGATGGCGGCCATCGCCGACGACTACACCGTCGAATGA
- a CDS encoding HpcH/HpaI aldolase/citrate lyase family protein, giving the protein MVRRSLLYTPGDDRDMLETAVETDADAVIFDLEDAVAPDARDDARETVRATLDDLDDPGPELCVRINPYDRCGRDDVDAVVGDTGTPPDSIVLPKAEGAADVAQLRDHLVDLGADDIDVIPLVETAAGIVAVEETAAAPGVDAVAYGDQDYTADVGATVTDEKTESLYARQRVVAAAGAAGVGALDTVYTDIEDREGLREQTQRVVEFGFDGKLAIHPDQVPVINEAFTPDAESIEWAERVVEGQRAAETDGTGVFTVDGQMIDPPLVERAERILDRADAADAR; this is encoded by the coding sequence ATGGTTCGCCGATCGCTGCTCTACACCCCGGGCGACGACCGCGACATGCTGGAGACGGCCGTCGAGACCGACGCCGACGCGGTCATCTTCGACCTCGAAGACGCCGTCGCGCCCGACGCCAGAGATGACGCGCGCGAGACCGTGCGGGCGACGCTCGACGACCTCGACGACCCGGGTCCCGAACTGTGCGTCAGGATCAACCCCTACGACCGCTGCGGCCGCGACGACGTGGACGCGGTCGTCGGCGACACCGGGACGCCGCCCGACAGCATCGTCCTCCCGAAGGCCGAAGGGGCCGCCGACGTGGCGCAGTTGCGCGACCACCTCGTCGACCTCGGGGCGGACGACATCGACGTGATCCCGCTGGTGGAGACGGCCGCGGGCATCGTCGCGGTCGAGGAGACCGCCGCGGCCCCGGGCGTCGACGCCGTCGCCTACGGCGACCAGGACTACACCGCCGACGTGGGCGCGACCGTCACCGACGAGAAGACCGAGTCGCTGTACGCCCGCCAGCGGGTCGTCGCCGCGGCCGGCGCGGCGGGCGTCGGCGCTCTGGACACCGTCTACACCGACATCGAGGACCGCGAGGGGCTCCGGGAACAGACCCAGCGGGTCGTCGAGTTCGGCTTCGACGGCAAGCTCGCCATCCACCCCGACCAGGTGCCCGTGATCAACGAGGCGTTCACGCCCGACGCCGAGTCGATCGAGTGGGCCGAGCGCGTCGTCGAGGGCCAGCGGGCCGCCGAGACGGACGGGACCGGCGTGTTCACGGTCGACGGCCAGATGATCGACCCGCCGCTGGTCGAGCGAGCCGAGCGGATCCTCGACCGTGCCGACGCCGCGGACGCCCGGTGA
- a CDS encoding class I SAM-dependent methyltransferase: protein MTGNTANDPDGGTNDEAGPETGSDRKRSAADSFGDSAAAYLDSAVHRAGDDLDRLAGWCESADRALDVATGAGHTAGALAAAGVDRVVATDAAPAMVATATTEFPSVEGVVADAERLPFDADAFDAATCRIAAHHFPDPRAFVGEVARVLEPGGTFAFEDNVAPDDDALDDFLNRVERTRDPTHVRSHRVGEWVEWLETAGFTVETSLVVTRTLEFEAWLGNVDASPERRRRVETVFADRPAGATEAFEVVETDDGVESFANLKLLARATR, encoded by the coding sequence ATGACTGGCAACACGGCGAACGATCCGGACGGTGGAACGAACGACGAAGCGGGCCCCGAGACCGGCAGCGACCGCAAGCGGTCGGCGGCCGACAGCTTCGGCGACAGCGCGGCGGCGTACCTCGACAGCGCGGTCCACCGGGCCGGCGACGACCTCGATCGGCTGGCGGGCTGGTGCGAGTCGGCCGACCGGGCGCTGGACGTGGCGACGGGCGCGGGCCACACCGCGGGCGCGCTGGCGGCGGCGGGCGTCGACCGCGTCGTCGCGACCGACGCGGCGCCGGCGATGGTTGCGACCGCCACGACCGAGTTCCCGTCCGTCGAGGGGGTCGTGGCGGACGCCGAGCGGCTCCCGTTCGACGCCGACGCGTTCGACGCCGCGACCTGCCGGATCGCCGCCCACCACTTCCCCGACCCCCGGGCGTTCGTCGGGGAGGTCGCGCGCGTCCTCGAACCCGGCGGGACCTTCGCCTTCGAGGACAACGTCGCGCCCGACGACGACGCGCTCGACGACTTTCTCAACCGGGTCGAGCGGACCCGCGACCCGACGCACGTCCGCTCGCACCGCGTGGGGGAGTGGGTCGAGTGGCTCGAAACCGCCGGGTTCACCGTCGAGACATCGCTCGTGGTGACCAGGACGCTCGAGTTCGAGGCGTGGCTCGGGAACGTCGACGCCTCGCCCGAGCGGCGCCGGCGGGTCGAGACGGTCTTCGCCGACCGGCCGGCCGGCGCGACCGAGGCCTTCGAGGTGGTCGAGACGGACGACGGGGTCGAGTCGTTCGCCAACCTGAAACTGCTGGCACGCGCGACCCGGTGA
- a CDS encoding dipeptide ABC transporter ATP-binding protein — translation MTLLDVEDLVVRYDTRDGPIHSVNGVSFAIEDGVNYALSGESASGKSTTAKAILGLLDDHAEIVSGEIEFEGRDLRAMTPSERQDLLWEEIAFIPQTAIDALDPVMTVGAQIRQAIQTHREVSDRNACRRAHELFETVGLDPDRIDEYPHEFSGGMRQRVVIAMALALDPKLIIADEPTTGLDVIVQDKIIDNILQIQEETDSSLLLITHDLSVIAETCDEMSVLYGGTVMEQGRVDNVLLNPSNPYTMGLRNAYPALDDDGRELVSVPGKPPTLDEEPTGCIFEPRCPFADEECATSRPDLRDVPYRNQRVACHHAERATRMRAEAADASTWGGAADGTRSEGGEVLLEVDGLRKWYERQTSLLGRLPIDGGSPSVTGFANSLREVYERRGEVLREVLGDGQSHVRAVDGVSLEVARGEILGVVGESGCGKSTLGQTLALLEEPTAGGFTFDGRSHEHYRDGNLQSFRQKLQIVFQNPYESLNPRLTVKQLVKEPLTIHGYRTGERDEAVVETLEQVGLAPAERHLEKYPNELSGGQRQRVAIARALVIDPDFLICDEPASMLDVSLQAEVLNLLRGLANTEGIGVLYISHDLASLTQIADRLAIMYLGRFVERGETERIVSDPKHPYTEALLAAVPETDPRGSRERVTLEGDPGDPEGPVTGCRFAPRCPKATERCHSAEPELDAWAGDGHAAACFHPSEDSAVPEPARIDALVETD, via the coding sequence GTGACGCTGCTCGACGTCGAGGACCTGGTGGTGCGGTACGACACGCGCGACGGCCCGATCCACAGCGTCAACGGCGTCTCCTTCGCGATCGAGGACGGCGTCAACTACGCGCTGTCCGGGGAGTCGGCCTCGGGCAAGTCCACGACGGCGAAGGCGATCCTCGGGCTCCTCGACGACCACGCCGAGATCGTCTCCGGCGAGATCGAGTTCGAGGGCCGCGACCTGCGGGCGATGACGCCCTCCGAGCGCCAGGACCTGCTGTGGGAGGAGATCGCCTTCATCCCGCAGACGGCCATCGACGCGCTCGACCCGGTGATGACCGTCGGCGCGCAGATCCGCCAGGCGATCCAGACCCACCGCGAGGTGTCCGACCGCAACGCCTGCCGACGCGCACACGAACTGTTCGAGACCGTCGGGCTCGACCCCGACCGGATCGACGAGTACCCACACGAGTTCTCCGGGGGGATGCGCCAGCGGGTCGTCATCGCGATGGCGCTCGCCCTCGATCCGAAGCTGATCATCGCCGACGAGCCGACCACCGGGCTGGACGTGATCGTCCAAGACAAGATCATCGACAACATCCTCCAGATCCAGGAGGAGACGGACAGCTCGCTGCTGCTCATCACCCACGACCTGAGCGTCATCGCGGAGACCTGCGACGAGATGTCCGTGCTGTACGGCGGGACGGTGATGGAGCAGGGCCGCGTCGACAACGTCCTCCTGAACCCGTCGAACCCGTACACGATGGGGCTGCGCAACGCCTACCCCGCGCTGGACGACGACGGGCGGGAACTCGTCTCGGTCCCAGGGAAGCCGCCGACGCTGGACGAGGAACCGACCGGCTGTATCTTCGAGCCGCGGTGCCCGTTCGCCGACGAGGAGTGCGCCACCAGTAGGCCCGACCTCCGCGACGTGCCCTACCGGAACCAGCGGGTCGCCTGCCACCACGCCGAGCGAGCGACGCGGATGCGGGCGGAGGCGGCGGACGCCTCGACGTGGGGCGGGGCCGCCGACGGCACCCGCTCCGAGGGCGGGGAGGTCCTCCTCGAGGTCGACGGGCTGCGCAAGTGGTACGAACGGCAGACCTCGCTGCTGGGCCGGCTCCCGATCGACGGCGGGTCGCCGTCGGTGACGGGGTTCGCCAACAGCCTCCGGGAGGTCTACGAGCGCCGCGGCGAGGTGCTCCGGGAGGTCCTCGGCGACGGCCAGTCCCACGTCCGCGCGGTCGACGGCGTCTCGCTGGAAGTCGCCCGCGGCGAGATCCTCGGCGTCGTCGGCGAGTCCGGCTGCGGCAAGTCCACGCTCGGCCAGACGCTCGCGCTGCTGGAGGAACCGACCGCCGGCGGGTTCACCTTCGACGGCCGCTCCCACGAGCACTACCGGGACGGGAACCTCCAGTCGTTCCGCCAGAAGCTCCAGATCGTCTTCCAGAACCCCTACGAGTCGCTGAACCCGCGGCTGACGGTCAAACAGCTCGTCAAGGAGCCGCTGACGATCCACGGCTATCGCACGGGCGAGCGCGACGAGGCCGTCGTCGAGACCCTCGAACAGGTCGGGCTGGCGCCCGCCGAACGCCACCTCGAGAAGTACCCCAACGAGCTGTCGGGCGGCCAGCGCCAGCGGGTCGCTATCGCCCGCGCGCTGGTGATCGACCCCGACTTCCTCATCTGCGACGAGCCCGCGTCGATGCTCGACGTGTCCCTGCAGGCGGAGGTGCTCAACCTCCTGCGCGGGCTGGCCAACACCGAGGGGATCGGCGTCCTCTACATCTCCCACGATCTGGCGAGCCTCACGCAGATCGCCGACCGGCTGGCGATCATGTACCTCGGGCGGTTCGTCGAGCGGGGGGAGACCGAGCGGATCGTGTCCGACCCGAAACACCCCTACACGGAGGCGCTGCTCGCGGCCGTCCCGGAGACGGACCCGCGGGGGAGCCGCGAGCGGGTCACCCTCGAGGGCGACCCCGGCGACCCCGAGGGACCGGTCACCGGCTGCCGGTTCGCGCCGCGCTGTCCGAAGGCGACCGAACGGTGTCACAGCGCCGAGCCGGAACTCGACGCCTGGGCCGGCGACGGCCACGCCGCGGCCTGCTTCCACCCCAGCGAGGACTCCGCGGTCCCCGAGCCCGCGCGGATCGACGCGCTCGTCGAGACCGACTGA
- a CDS encoding MFS transporter, whose protein sequence is MSGTFRERVGRLGRFDALVLTSALWFLGKFVRYAFPPLFERLAGIYAVSTADLGTAYSGLLLVYALLQFPSGLLADRLSSVVVLGGGAALAALGALALAVDAPLWVLIGAMLVVGAGTGALKPVGVRLLSRVYPARTGRALGVFDTFGTFGGVLAPAAVVVFAGTAGVVGAGWRTTFLAAALVGLALTAAFVVRVPARLSAVDAGRTGDDPTVPLREYAALFREWRFSVFVLVTILFSFAHNAVVAFLPLYLTREAGLASTTANALYSGLFVVSLVQLVTGEVSDRTGALPVLALTLALATAGLGGVVLLTGEGALALGAAVVCLGLGAHGYRPVRGAYLMAVIPDSVAGGSLGAVRTLLMVAGAASPALVGYLSETAGFQPAFWLLAAAFAAATALTGLLWAVE, encoded by the coding sequence GTGAGCGGGACGTTTCGGGAGCGGGTCGGCCGGCTCGGCCGCTTCGACGCGCTCGTGCTCACCTCGGCGCTGTGGTTCCTCGGCAAGTTCGTCAGGTACGCGTTCCCGCCGCTGTTCGAGCGACTCGCCGGCATCTATGCGGTCTCGACGGCGGACCTCGGCACGGCCTACAGCGGGCTGTTACTTGTCTACGCACTGCTGCAGTTCCCGTCGGGGCTGCTCGCAGACCGCCTGAGCTCGGTCGTCGTGCTCGGCGGCGGGGCGGCGCTGGCGGCGCTGGGCGCGCTCGCGCTGGCCGTCGACGCCCCGCTCTGGGTCCTGATCGGCGCCATGCTGGTCGTCGGCGCCGGGACGGGCGCGCTCAAACCCGTCGGCGTCCGGCTGCTCTCGCGGGTCTACCCCGCGCGGACGGGTCGCGCGCTCGGCGTGTTCGACACCTTCGGGACGTTCGGCGGCGTGCTCGCCCCCGCGGCGGTCGTCGTCTTCGCGGGCACCGCCGGAGTGGTCGGCGCCGGCTGGCGGACGACGTTCCTGGCCGCCGCGCTCGTCGGCCTGGCGCTCACCGCCGCGTTCGTCGTCCGCGTCCCCGCGCGGCTCTCGGCGGTCGACGCCGGCCGGACGGGCGACGACCCGACCGTCCCGCTGCGCGAGTACGCCGCGCTGTTCCGGGAGTGGCGCTTCAGCGTGTTCGTCCTCGTGACGATCCTGTTCTCGTTCGCGCACAACGCCGTCGTCGCCTTCCTCCCGCTGTATCTCACCCGCGAGGCGGGGCTCGCGTCGACGACGGCCAACGCGCTCTACAGCGGCCTGTTCGTCGTGAGTCTCGTCCAGCTGGTGACCGGCGAGGTCAGCGACCGGACGGGGGCGCTCCCGGTGCTGGCGCTGACGCTCGCGCTCGCGACGGCCGGGCTGGGTGGCGTCGTCCTCCTCACCGGTGAGGGCGCCCTCGCCCTGGGCGCGGCCGTCGTCTGCCTCGGCCTCGGCGCCCACGGCTACCGGCCGGTCCGGGGCGCCTACCTGATGGCCGTGATCCCCGACTCCGTCGCCGGCGGGAGCCTCGGCGCCGTGCGGACGCTCCTGATGGTCGCCGGCGCCGCCTCGCCCGCCCTGGTCGGCTACCTCTCCGAGACGGCCGGGTTCCAGCCCGCGTTCTGGCTGCTCGCCGCCGCGTTCGCCGCGGCGACCGCGCTCACCGGCCTCCTCTGGGCTGTCGAGTGA
- a CDS encoding family 4 glycosyl hydrolase, whose amino-acid sequence MHDLDGRVTGADDVVIGFVGGGSRDWAEKLMHALALTEAFAGEVRLYDLDYESAATNAALGRKVQAQDEAVGDWTYEAVETLEAALDGADFVVCSTQDPPAETFAHDLDVPQEYGIYQTVGDTVGPGGTFRALRSIPQYREIAAAVREQCPDAWVFNFTNPMTVCTRTLYEEYPDINAVGVCHEVYHVQDWLTDLAERHLGVEGATYDEVDVTVKGINHFTWIDEARLRGTDLFEAVDAELAARDPPEYEPGDPEVADQSVFATNHEVTFDLYRRYGILPAAGDRHLAEFVPWYLDPVEAPEDIHRWGIRLTPSEYRVESWPEAEREREALLSGDEPIDVAAPNEEMVDLMAALLGGEAVKSNVNVPNRGQIPDLREGCVVETNVLFTEDSVTPLTAGPLPDQVRSLVETHVTNQETLIEAGFAGDLDLAFRAFRNEPLVTLDPAEIEALFADLVEAEREYLDAYDIAGADVLS is encoded by the coding sequence ATGCACGATCTCGACGGACGAGTCACCGGTGCCGACGACGTGGTGATCGGCTTCGTCGGCGGCGGGAGCCGCGACTGGGCGGAGAAGCTGATGCACGCGCTCGCGCTGACCGAGGCGTTCGCCGGCGAGGTCCGGCTCTACGACCTCGACTACGAGAGCGCCGCGACGAACGCCGCGCTCGGCCGGAAGGTCCAGGCCCAGGACGAGGCGGTCGGCGACTGGACCTACGAGGCCGTCGAGACGCTGGAGGCGGCGCTCGACGGTGCCGACTTCGTCGTCTGTTCGACCCAGGACCCGCCCGCGGAGACGTTCGCACACGACCTGGACGTCCCCCAGGAGTACGGCATCTACCAGACGGTCGGCGACACCGTCGGGCCGGGCGGCACCTTCCGTGCCCTGCGGTCGATCCCGCAGTACCGGGAGATCGCCGCGGCCGTCCGCGAGCAGTGTCCCGACGCGTGGGTGTTCAACTTCACCAACCCGATGACCGTCTGCACGCGCACGCTCTACGAGGAGTACCCCGACATCAACGCCGTCGGGGTCTGCCACGAGGTGTACCACGTCCAGGACTGGCTGACCGACCTCGCCGAGCGACACCTCGGGGTCGAGGGCGCGACCTACGACGAGGTGGACGTGACGGTCAAGGGCATCAACCACTTCACCTGGATCGACGAGGCGCGCCTGCGGGGGACGGACCTCTTCGAGGCCGTCGACGCCGAACTCGCGGCGCGGGACCCGCCCGAATACGAGCCCGGGGACCCCGAGGTAGCCGACCAGAGCGTCTTCGCGACCAACCACGAGGTCACCTTCGACCTCTACCGCCGGTACGGGATCCTGCCGGCCGCGGGGGACCGGCACCTCGCGGAGTTCGTCCCGTGGTATCTCGACCCCGTCGAGGCGCCCGAGGACATCCACCGCTGGGGGATCAGGCTCACGCCCAGCGAGTACCGCGTCGAGTCCTGGCCCGAGGCCGAGCGCGAGCGCGAGGCGCTGCTGTCCGGCGACGAGCCCATCGACGTGGCCGCGCCGAACGAGGAGATGGTCGACCTGATGGCCGCGCTGCTGGGCGGCGAGGCCGTCAAGTCCAACGTCAACGTCCCGAACCGCGGGCAGATCCCCGACCTCCGGGAGGGATGCGTCGTCGAGACGAACGTTCTGTTCACCGAGGACTCGGTGACGCCGCTGACGGCCGGACCGCTCCCCGACCAGGTCCGCAGCCTCGTCGAGACCCACGTCACCAACCAGGAGACGCTGATCGAGGCCGGCTTCGCCGGCGACCTGGACCTGGCGTTCCGGGCGTTCCGCAACGAGCCGCTCGTCACGCTGGACCCCGCCGAGATCGAGGCACTGTTCGCGGACCTCGTCGAGGCCGAACGGGAGTACCTCGACGCCTACGACATCGCGGGCGCCGACGTGCTCTCCTGA
- a CDS encoding SGNH/GDSL hydrolase family protein yields MQVDGMQFHNVGELRPPDDDGGRLIQRVPESVRTDLNEGAQSRMRHPAGVELRFVPDGPVELTLSMESGGSADSGTVRVFWGPIQGYDEFEIGTEPTTIEVETPEKLTRLKPSATEDLALDPRVCRVCLPGEHRGGYTLYHGASGEYRPPNDDELPDRRYLAYGTSITEGEAPLGEHLTYVNRTARRLGADLVNLGSCGTAYCDEAIADHIAERDDWDVATLSVSVNMVGTFSPEEFRERAANLVDTVASAHPGKPVACITIFRCSRDVVEGHEEAETVERFRAELREVVAESPHDNVHLLEGPELLPSIDGLTTDLVHPGDGAMTTMAERLAAELRPLLAN; encoded by the coding sequence ATGCAGGTCGACGGCATGCAGTTCCACAACGTCGGAGAGCTCCGGCCCCCGGACGACGACGGCGGGCGGCTGATCCAGCGCGTCCCCGAGTCGGTCAGGACCGACCTCAACGAGGGGGCCCAGTCGCGGATGCGCCACCCCGCGGGCGTCGAACTCCGGTTCGTCCCCGACGGGCCGGTCGAGCTGACCCTCTCGATGGAGTCCGGCGGGAGCGCCGACAGCGGGACCGTCCGCGTGTTCTGGGGCCCGATCCAGGGCTACGACGAGTTCGAGATCGGGACGGAACCCACGACGATCGAGGTGGAGACGCCCGAGAAACTGACGCGGCTGAAACCGTCCGCGACCGAAGACCTCGCCCTCGACCCGCGGGTCTGTCGGGTCTGTCTCCCCGGTGAGCACCGCGGCGGCTACACGCTGTACCACGGGGCCAGCGGCGAATATCGGCCGCCGAACGACGACGAGCTGCCCGACCGCCGGTATCTCGCCTACGGCACGTCGATCACCGAAGGGGAGGCGCCGCTGGGCGAGCACCTGACGTACGTGAACCGGACAGCGCGGCGACTCGGCGCCGACCTGGTCAACCTCGGCTCCTGCGGGACGGCCTACTGCGACGAGGCCATCGCCGACCACATCGCCGAGCGCGACGACTGGGACGTGGCGACGCTCTCGGTCTCGGTCAACATGGTCGGCACGTTCTCCCCGGAAGAGTTCCGCGAGCGCGCGGCGAACCTCGTCGACACCGTCGCGAGCGCCCACCCGGGCAAGCCGGTCGCGTGCATCACGATCTTCCGCTGCTCCCGGGACGTGGTCGAGGGCCACGAGGAGGCCGAGACGGTCGAGCGCTTCCGCGCGGAGCTCCGCGAGGTCGTCGCCGAGTCGCCACACGACAACGTCCACCTGCTGGAGGGGCCCGAGTTGCTCCCGAGCATCGACGGGCTCACGACGGACCTGGTCCACCCCGGCGACGGCGCGATGACGACGATGGCCGAACGCCTCGCGGCCGAACTCCGACCCCTGCTTGCGAACTGA
- a CDS encoding IclR family transcriptional regulator: MANAARNGPGRTIRSVEIAFNIIDVLQEKGGAGVTELADELDHSKSTIHSHLRTLEDREILVREGDGYRLSLRILDMATHVRDQVGNYDVIKSEVDTLAEETGEIAQFGIEEHGKVSYLYKTTGERGVETASRVGTQQPMYSTSLGKTILAYLPEERTEEIVQAQSYEELTPTTVTSAEELYEELAEIRERGYGIDDEENFEGLRCVAAPVKNEETVLGAVSITGPSSRFTVDRIHDELSDQVQRAANVIELNTKFA, encoded by the coding sequence ATGGCAAACGCCGCGCGGAACGGGCCCGGACGCACGATCCGGTCGGTGGAGATAGCGTTCAATATCATCGACGTCCTCCAGGAGAAGGGCGGTGCGGGGGTGACGGAGCTGGCCGACGAGCTCGACCACTCCAAGAGCACGATCCACAGCCACCTGCGGACGCTCGAGGACCGCGAGATCCTCGTCCGCGAGGGCGACGGCTACCGGCTGAGCCTCCGCATCCTCGACATGGCGACCCACGTCCGCGACCAGGTCGGGAACTACGACGTCATCAAGAGCGAGGTGGACACGCTCGCCGAGGAGACCGGCGAGATCGCCCAGTTCGGGATCGAGGAACACGGCAAGGTCTCGTACCTCTACAAGACGACCGGCGAGCGCGGGGTCGAGACGGCCTCGCGGGTCGGCACCCAGCAGCCGATGTACTCCACGTCGCTCGGCAAGACGATCCTCGCCTACCTCCCCGAGGAGCGCACCGAGGAGATCGTCCAGGCCCAGAGCTACGAGGAGCTGACGCCGACGACCGTCACGAGCGCCGAGGAGCTGTACGAGGAGCTCGCGGAGATCCGCGAGCGCGGCTACGGCATCGACGACGAGGAGAACTTCGAGGGGCTGCGCTGCGTCGCCGCGCCGGTCAAAAACGAGGAGACCGTCCTGGGCGCCGTGAGCATCACCGGCCCGTCCAGCCGGTTCACCGTCGACCGCATCCACGACGAACTCTCCGACCAGGTGCAACGGGCCGCCAACGTCATCGAACTCAACACGAAGTTCGCGTAG
- a CDS encoding ThuA domain-containing protein codes for MTLQVTVWNENVHEREEPAVAERYPDGIHGAVADALSERGFETRTATLDEPEHGLPETVLAETDVLVWWSHCANDELSDEVADRVVDRVHEGMGFVPLHSGKNSKPFKRLMGTTCNIKYRHGGETERVWVADPGHPIADGLPESFEIPATEMYGEPYDVPEPDRTVFISWFEGGEVFRSGLCYRRGRGRIFAFRPGHEEYPILYQDEVQRVIANAVGWAAPTEGSDAVWGEVEPANRED; via the coding sequence ATGACGCTACAGGTCACCGTCTGGAACGAGAACGTCCACGAGCGCGAGGAGCCGGCGGTCGCCGAGCGGTACCCGGACGGCATCCACGGGGCCGTCGCCGACGCGCTCTCCGAGCGCGGCTTCGAGACGCGCACGGCCACGCTCGACGAACCCGAACACGGGCTCCCCGAGACCGTGCTCGCGGAGACGGACGTGCTGGTCTGGTGGTCCCACTGCGCCAACGACGAGCTGAGCGACGAGGTCGCGGACCGCGTGGTCGACCGCGTCCACGAGGGCATGGGCTTCGTCCCGCTGCACTCCGGGAAGAACTCCAAGCCATTTAAACGGCTGATGGGGACCACGTGTAACATCAAGTACCGCCACGGCGGCGAGACCGAGCGGGTCTGGGTCGCCGACCCCGGCCATCCCATCGCCGACGGCCTCCCCGAGTCGTTCGAGATCCCCGCGACGGAGATGTACGGCGAGCCCTACGACGTGCCCGAACCCGACCGGACGGTGTTCATCTCGTGGTTCGAGGGCGGCGAGGTGTTCCGGTCGGGGCTGTGCTACCGGCGCGGTCGCGGCCGGATCTTCGCGTTCCGTCCCGGTCACGAGGAGTACCCGATCCTCTACCAGGACGAGGTCCAGCGGGTCATCGCCAACGCCGTCGGGTGGGCGGCGCCCACCGAGGGCAGCGACGCCGTCTGGGGCGAGGTCGAACCCGCGAACCGCGAGGACTGA
- a CDS encoding HalOD1 output domain-containing protein, which yields MGTEPATPVISILEAVAAADRTEALDLPPLSAAVDPEALNALLDPSGNASAPKRVTFDYAGRTVTVRRDGGVVVDPPRASAVDRPSDTDAARQAGVRADEPLVE from the coding sequence ATGGGCACCGAACCAGCCACGCCAGTAATCTCGATCCTCGAAGCCGTCGCGGCCGCCGACCGAACCGAAGCGCTCGACCTGCCGCCGCTGTCCGCGGCGGTGGACCCGGAGGCGCTCAACGCCCTGCTCGACCCCAGCGGGAACGCGAGCGCCCCGAAGCGCGTGACCTTCGACTACGCCGGTCGGACAGTCACCGTCCGCCGGGACGGCGGTGTCGTCGTGGACCCGCCGCGAGCGTCGGCCGTCGACCGCCCGTCCGACACCGACGCCGCTCGGCAGGCGGGCGTGCGGGCGGACGAACCACTGGTCGAGTGA